The sequence below is a genomic window from Methylotuvimicrobium alcaliphilum 20Z.
GTGCCGTTGCATGGCGAGCTGGAGCCTGTCGGCTTTTTGCAGACACGAACGGCCGTTCCATCCGAACGCTTGAGTGCCGCGGCCGATTTGATGCAGTTGATTTTGCGCTGCAATGCTCGCTATTTGTTGGCATCCGATATTCATCTACAAACCCAGCGCGACGATTTCGAGGAATTACAGCGCAGAAACGTGGCTTTGCAAGCGTCCGAAGCGCGCTACAAAAAACTGTCCGAAAGTTTGGAAATACGCGTCAAGGAGCAGGTTAAAACGATCGAAAAGGCGCATTTGAAGCTTTATAGAAATGAAAAGCAGGCTTCGGTAGGTCGGTTGGCGGCCGGTGTGGCGCATGAGATCAACAATCCGTTAGGCTTCATTCGCAGCAATGTCGCTACCGCCGCATCCTATCTGGAATCGTTTTACGAATTTAATGCTTTGATCGATAACGGGGCTTCATCGAAGGATTTACGCAAAGTCTGGGAAGAGCGGGAATTGTCGTTATTGCTCGACGATTTCAAGGATTTGATGAAAGAAAGCCTCGAAGGACTCGATCGTATCGCGAAGATCGTTATTGCATTGAAGGGTTTTTCGCGTATCGATCAAACCGAAACCGAACGAGCCGATATCGATACGATCGTTCGGCAAATCTGCCAGGTTGCCGAATCGCAATGGCAACAAAAAGCGAAACTCGTTTTGGAACTGTCTTCGGAAACGCCGATTCAATGTCAATCCGCGCAATTAGGCCAAGTCGTATACGGGCTGCTGGGTAATGCGGTAGATGCGATCGAAACAAACGGCATTATTCGTATCCGCACCGCTGTTCGAAACGGGGCTGTCGTGCTCGAAGTTCAAGATAACGGACGAGGCATTCCGGAGACGGTTTTACCGCATGTGTTCGAACCGTTTTTCACGACTAAAGAGGTCGGGCAGGGGACGGGGCTGGGCTTGACCGTTTGTCACGATATAGTCAAAGAGCACTGCGGCTCGATCGATATCGTGAGCCAGATAGGTAAGGGAACTCGGGTAACGGTTAATTTACCTGTGCAAAACGCTATTCAGAACCCTAAAGAGTCTTAACAATGTCGTTTTATGCCTCATTGTTTACCGGCGGCCAAAATACCGACGCCGCGGACGAGCAAGACGATACGCAGCAAGCATCCAAGGCGTACGGCATATTACTGGTTGACGACGAACCCAACGTACTCAGCGCGTTGCGGCGCGTGTTCCGTCAGGAAAACTACCGCGTCGAAGTCGCTATGTCCGGCGACGAAGCTTTGCACACGCTCGCGAACGGTCAATTTCAGCTGATCATTTCCGACTATAAAATGCCGGGCATGAACGGAGCCGAATTGCTGCGGCGCGTCAAAATGCTTCATCCCGACATTATTCGGATCATGTTAACCGGCGAGGCCGATACCGGCGCGGTACTCGGTGCGATCAACGAAGGCGCGGTCTATAAGTTCATTCTCAAACCCTGGAATAACGACGATTTGCGTATCACGGTCGGCTTGGCGCTGGAACAGTACGACCTGATCGAAAAAAATAAAAAGCTCCAGCACGATAATGTCAATAAAACCAAGGAGATTAAGCGGCTCAGCAAGCTGGCCGTGTCCGATAGCGCACGAATCGCGGTCATGCTGCATAAAAAACAATTGCTCAGCGACCGGCAGCTTCAAGAGTTATATAAAATCAAGCAGACACGAAAGGATTCGATGCTCAAATTGATATTGGAGCGCGAATGGGTGGCCGAGAAAACGATTCGCAGCATTTTACGTAAGGAACTGCTCATCGAAGAAGTCTCGCTGCCGGAGTTTCAGGTCAATCCCGAAGCGGTCGAGCTGTTGCCGCGTTCGGTGTGCGAACAACATTGCGTATTGCCGTTGAAAGTCGATCAACGCCAATTGTTACTGGTCATGGCCGACCCGCTCGATATGGGCTTGCAGGCGGAATTACGGTTCATGACCGGCTTGACGATTGAAACCGTGATGGCCGATATCGCCGCGATCAAGAAAAAAATCAATGCCGTTTACGGCGACGAGCCGAGCTTCGGAGAAATCGAAACCATAGTTTCCGCTCTCGACCCGTTCGAGACGATCGAAGTCGTCATCGATCACGAAGACGATATTTCGCTCGAACAATTGCTGCAGGAAACGTCCGAACCGCCGGCAATACGATTGGTCAATTCGATCATCATCGAAGCGATACGCCTGAGAGCCAGCGATATTCATATTCAACCGCGAACGAAAAGCATCGTCGTTCGTTACCGGATCGACGGTATTTTGTTCGACAAGATATACATTCCGAACCAACTGCACAATCAACTCGTTTCGCGCATCAAGGTCATGGCCGAAATGGACATCACCGAGCGGCGCAGGCCTCAGGACGGACGGATTACCGTCAAAACGCCGATGCGTATCGTCGACCTTAGAATTTCGACCTTGCCGGTCATCAACGGGGAAAAGGTCGTGATGCGAATTCTGGACAGGAACGCGCAGATTCAAAGTATCGATAACCTTGACGTTGCGGAATCGGAACGGGAGAAATTGTTGCATCTGATCAACAAACCGCAGGGTATCGTACTCGCGACCGGACCGACCGGCAGCGGCAAGACGACTACGCTTTATGCCTTACTGCAGCACGGCGTGACACCGACAAAAAACTATCTCACGATCGAAGAGCCGGTCGAATATTTTCTCGATTCGGCCGGCCAGGTCAGTGTGCGCGAAAAGATCGGATTGACTTTTCCGATGATATTGCGCGCCATTTTACGGCAAGACCCCGATGTGATTCTGTTAGGTGAAATTCGCGATTTCGAAACCGCCGAAGTGGCCTTTCAGGCGGCTCTAACCGGCCACTTGGTGTTTTCGACGCTACATACCAATTCCGCATTGGCGACGGTGGCAAGATTGATCGATTTGGGCTTGAAACCGTTCATCGTCGCCAGCGGGCTCGAAGGTGTGATCTCTCAGCGGTTGGTGCGCAAGATTTGTACGCATTGCCGGGAAGCCTGCGCACCCGATCCCGAAACGATGCGCATGCTCGGTCCGTTATTCAATACAAACGCGATCGAAGTATACCGGGGCAAAGGGTGCGAAAACTGCGGCAATACCGGCTATCTGGGCCGAGTTTGCTTGATGGAGATATTGGTGCTCAACGAAGCCATGCGCGATTCGATAACCGCACAGGTCAGTTTCAGCGACCTGAGAGCCATGGCGGTTGAAAACGGCTATCGAACACTGCTCGACGATGCGTTCGATAAGGTAGTCGCGGGTACGACGACTTGTGAGGAAATATTACGTGTTCTGGGGCCGCAGAGTTTATTCTGAGTCGTGCGTCGAAATAAAGGGCTACGATTACAATATTCATCAATCTAGAAAAAGCATTTCACCATGAAGATCATGAAGAATAACAAGTCAATTCAATAGTCCGCCATGCTTTTGCAAAACAATTTTGCACTCATGAAAGGTTGCTAAAAGATTACCTGATTAGCAAGCTGCTTCAGCTTACCGAAGCCAAGTGTCCGAGCAGGGGCCAGTCGAAGTCGCAAAAACTAAAATATGCTGTTACCCAAGCTCCAGCTTGGGTAACCTGTTCAGGAAGCTCTAGCTTCCCGACAATCAAGAAAGATTGAACGAGCGAGTCGGGTTTGATTCAGAATGTGCGGAGGTTGTGTCGGTCTCAGGAAGCTGG
It includes:
- a CDS encoding ATPase, T2SS/T4P/T4SS family; the protein is MSFYASLFTGGQNTDAADEQDDTQQASKAYGILLVDDEPNVLSALRRVFRQENYRVEVAMSGDEALHTLANGQFQLIISDYKMPGMNGAELLRRVKMLHPDIIRIMLTGEADTGAVLGAINEGAVYKFILKPWNNDDLRITVGLALEQYDLIEKNKKLQHDNVNKTKEIKRLSKLAVSDSARIAVMLHKKQLLSDRQLQELYKIKQTRKDSMLKLILEREWVAEKTIRSILRKELLIEEVSLPEFQVNPEAVELLPRSVCEQHCVLPLKVDQRQLLLVMADPLDMGLQAELRFMTGLTIETVMADIAAIKKKINAVYGDEPSFGEIETIVSALDPFETIEVVIDHEDDISLEQLLQETSEPPAIRLVNSIIIEAIRLRASDIHIQPRTKSIVVRYRIDGILFDKIYIPNQLHNQLVSRIKVMAEMDITERRRPQDGRITVKTPMRIVDLRISTLPVINGEKVVMRILDRNAQIQSIDNLDVAESEREKLLHLINKPQGIVLATGPTGSGKTTTLYALLQHGVTPTKNYLTIEEPVEYFLDSAGQVSVREKIGLTFPMILRAILRQDPDVILLGEIRDFETAEVAFQAALTGHLVFSTLHTNSALATVARLIDLGLKPFIVASGLEGVISQRLVRKICTHCREACAPDPETMRMLGPLFNTNAIEVYRGKGCENCGNTGYLGRVCLMEILVLNEAMRDSITAQVSFSDLRAMAVENGYRTLLDDAFDKVVAGTTTCEEILRVLGPQSLF
- a CDS encoding sensor histidine kinase; the protein is MYDFQSGGDFERDLNLDELLKGIDKSRLISALNVLLDTTVGVVDDSGASVIGDNSSKTVDRVPLHGELEPVGFLQTRTAVPSERLSAAADLMQLILRCNARYLLASDIHLQTQRDDFEELQRRNVALQASEARYKKLSESLEIRVKEQVKTIEKAHLKLYRNEKQASVGRLAAGVAHEINNPLGFIRSNVATAASYLESFYEFNALIDNGASSKDLRKVWEERELSLLLDDFKDLMKESLEGLDRIAKIVIALKGFSRIDQTETERADIDTIVRQICQVAESQWQQKAKLVLELSSETPIQCQSAQLGQVVYGLLGNAVDAIETNGIIRIRTAVRNGAVVLEVQDNGRGIPETVLPHVFEPFFTTKEVGQGTGLGLTVCHDIVKEHCGSIDIVSQIGKGTRVTVNLPVQNAIQNPKES